A single region of the Micropterus dolomieu isolate WLL.071019.BEF.003 ecotype Adirondacks linkage group LG02, ASM2129224v1, whole genome shotgun sequence genome encodes:
- the prr14 gene encoding uncharacterized protein prr14 isoform X3 encodes MLTCASDLLPQIVCPMDEDSIPPNRFCSAPPHSEPPPPFLPLSSITPSCANDGISGHRRSGRIQGIRGQLSKKQSNTDIGAAQKPSRQNPSPTKRQRESGSMVQASQSKQPRVEGQHGHEKQNKDGFDFGCAAEWQNKQMDQESPQKNQNVSAAENVVDNPTENLDATKSDMDTCGGLVVGNTLENASAPKGWVIGPLFQSFRSKMASFTEIVMSPVKLFRANSPPPSMDPDKLSDCELQADETSDDEHVEPSDFFHQEAKCENRRLSEVEDAQNAETVLNYSKKKSFNLELSTHSSEQPDECAVTQKEINSPDSVLLQHSPLPCIVSEEVSESNGSVIRSSILLHPSVRLSASHESKLNLSSTKEYQKGKLTVRLKPLPRRCRGNRTEAKKATLTSEVTMEESYSEVFDEQVSHRNSVKSKADSRDIEKTLSLSSPISHDLPDTDCPQHDGDDDGRKVESCHLVCQNLQNILPDSDKPNLDTQQLECQVNTETYSAASLGRAKRALKQDCHSQDFVKRKRLTADISTKDTKASDGGVLRALRPTRKEVVSTNTMVDKEETVKPARKRQAVSARPNRKGKGGQESLATINEAAFNTQIECSSHAMLVCSLDKSSGVSENCQKDSSSQVKPRGSCKRLKSKTGLDKSDVNIDNSMDLETTVAITSTKQGKQELLSEVLVPNTCQHVQKEETRTMEVNRASKRPKKGFRGAVESSASGGTQETKQCINNFNLITKENQSKEGKGKTPTDPVYFEMTPLESNHQLVPSPLQPHLDCYVQLSNGVKHVLDEKEMSATSLADEVFPTDAEASNYSSTGVSRLRSSARRVNIKPRRADNQRRKCRVLHSRTRKGEEVTNSVTMDDADLGTAGRSSEKSLSRRLLRSYSCPEIPSLRSHDMPWTSPLYSPHHGRIHTAHQHQSPHTPLAHHAHKSLQRARRHTVCSVEVEREIAPLCLRKEVYPSRRSVPYDSTTQHLSASLALSPSTSLSALASCFLSSPLAFLSKKFDSRGAATSSSTSSPSSPTSSSSYSSSSLPWRLPGFLQRTDSSSAALDSSSSGNPLECQIERRSEEEDDGEDTSSSSQEFEDVGLREEKAFSDSEIKVVQKHEERGKVSSIRIRKTLPKPQNNLTPMGLPKPISISWSSLGNGAGRSVVT; translated from the exons CTGTGCGAACGATGGAATATCTGGACACAGAAGGAGCGGTCGCATTCAAGGGATCAGAGGACAGCTGTCCAAAAAGCAGAGCAATACAGACATCGGAGCAGCTCAGAAACCATCCAGACAGAATCCATCCCccacaaagagacaaagggAGAGTGGGAGCATG GTACAAGCGTCACAGTCCAAGCAGCCAAGAGTTGAAGGCCAACATGGacatgagaaacaaaacaag GATGGATTTGATTTTGGTTGTGCAGCAGAGTGGCAAAATAA ACAAATGGACCAGGAAAGCCCACAGAAGAATCAGAAtgtctctgctgctgaaaatgtAGTCGACAATCCCACTGAGAATCTTGATGCCACTAAATCTGACATGGATACATGCGGAGGATTGGTTGTTGGAAACACTCTAGAAAATGCATCTGCCCCGAAGGGATGGGTGATCGGCCCCCTGTTTCAGTCCTTCAGGTCGAAGATGGCGAGTTTCACAGAGATAGTAATGAGTCCTGTTAAACTCTTCAGAGCTAATAGCCCTCCACCATCCATGGATCCAGATAAACTCAGTGACTGTGAGCTACAGGCTGATGAAACATCTGATGATGAACACGTAGAGCCAAGTGATTTTTTTCATCAAGAAGCAAAATGTGAGAATCGGAGGCTCAGTGAAGTGGAGGATGCTCAAAATGCAGAAACTGTTCTTAACTATtccaaaaaaaaatcatttaaccTGGAGTTGTCAACACACAGCTCTGAACAGCCAGATGAATGTGCTGTTACTCAGAAAGAAATAAACTCACCTGATTCTGTGCTGTTGCAACACAGCCCCTTACCCTGCATTGTTTCTGAGGAAGTTTCCGAATCTAATGGGTCTGTTATTAGATCCTCTATACTGTTACACCCCTCCGTCCGTCTAAGTGCCTCACATGAATCCAAGTTAAACCTGTCCAGTACTAAGGAGTACCAGAAAGGCAAACTGACTGTCAGGTTGAAACCACTGCCAAGGAGGTGTAGAGGAAATAGAACTGAAGCAAAGAAAGCTACTTTAACGTCTGAAGTCACAATGGAAGAGTCTTACTCAGAGGTTTTTGATGAGCAGGTTTCTCACAGGAATTCAGTCAAATCAAAAGCTGACTCAAGAGATATTGAGAAAACACTGTCATTATCTTCCCCCATCTCTCATGATCTGCCTGACACAGACTGTCCTCAGCATGATGGGGATGACGATGGCAGGAAAGTTGAAAGTTGCCACTTGGTTTGCCAAAACCTCCAAAATATCTTACCTGACAGTGACAAGCCTAATTTGGATACTCAGCAACTGGAGTGTCAGGTAAACACTGAAACTTATTCAGCTGCAAGTCTTGGGAGAGCAAAGAGGGCGCTGAAACAGGACTGTCATTCCCAAGACTTTGTGAAGAGGAAAAGATTGACTGCAGATATATCTACAAAGGATACAAAGGCTTCAGATGGTGGCGTATTGAGAGCGCTAAGACCAACAAGGAAGGAAGTTGTGTCGACAAATACAATGGTGGATAAGGAAGAAACGGTGAAGCCTGCTCGAAAAAGACAGGCGGTTTCAGCAAGACCAAATAGGAAAGGAAAAGGTGGACAAGAAAGCCTTGCTACGATAAATGAAGCAGCGTTTAACACACAGATTGAATGTTCCTCTCATGCGATGTTGGTTTGCTCACTGGATAAAAGCAGTGGCGTATCGGAGAACTGCCAAAAGGACAGCAGCAGCCAGGTCAAGCCCCGTGGTTCATGCAAAAGACTGAAGTCAAAAACAGGTCTTGATAAATCTGATGTAAACATTGATAACAGTATGGATCTGGAAACCACTGTGGCAATCACCTCTACAAAACAAGGAAAGCAGGAACTGTTATCAGAGGTCCTTGTCCCCAATACCTGTCAGCATGTTCAGAAAGAGGAGACCAGGACAATGGAGGTGAACCGGGCGTCCAAGAGACCCAAGAAGGGTTTTAGAGGTGCTGTTGAATCATCTGCGTCAGGTGGGACTCAAGAGACAAAGCAATGTATCAATAACTTTAATTTGATAACCAAAGAAAACCAGTCTAAAGAAGGCAAAGGTAAAACCCCGACGGACCctgtatattttgaaatgaCACCTTTGGAAAGTAATCACCAACTTGTTCCTTCACCCTTGCAGCCTCATTTAGACTGCTATGTACAATTAAGTAATGGCGTTAAGCATGTCCTGGATGAGAAAGAAATGAGTGCTACTTCTTTGGCAGATGAGGTATTTCCCACTGATGCTGAAGCCAGTAACTACAGCAGCACCGGTGTCTCAAGGTTAAGGTCTAGCGCAAGAAGGGTTAACATTAAGCCAAGGAGAGCAGATAACCAAAGGAGGAAATGCAGGGTTTTGCACAGCAGGACACGTAAAGGTGAAGAGGTTACAAACTCAGTCACTATGGATGATGCAGACCTGGGTACAGCAGGACGCTCATCAGAAAAAAGCCTTTCACGGCGCCTGTTACGCAGCTACTCTTGCCCAGAGATCCCTTCCCTCCGTTCCCATGACATGCCTTGGACTTCTCCTCTGTATTCACCCCATCACGGCAGGATTCACACAGCACATCAGCATCAGTCTCCCCACACTCCTCTTGCCCATCATGCACACAAATCCCTGCAGCGTGCTCGTCGACACACAGTCTGCAGTGTCGAAGTGGAGAGGGAGATTGCCCCGCTCTGCCTTCGAAAGGAGGTGTACCCATCCAGAAGATCTGTCCCGTATGACAGCACCACCCAACACTTGTCTGCTAGTCTTGCACTTTCTCCCAGCACTTCCCTCTCAGCTCTTGCTTCCTGTTTCCTTTCAAGCCCCCTGGCTTTCCTTTCTAAGAAATTTGACAGCAGGGGAGCTGCTACCAGTTCCAGCACTTCCAGTCCTTCCTCTCCCACCTCCTCTTCTTCGTACTCATCAAGCTCCTTACCGTGGCGCCTTCCAGGATTCCTCCAAAGAACTGACTCCTCTAGTGCTGCCTTAGACTCTAGcagcag CGGGAATCCCCTGGAGTGTCAGATTGAAAGAAGgagtgaagaggaggatgaCGGCGAGGACACAAGCTCATCCAGTCAGGAGTTTGAAGATGTAGGGTTGAGAGAAGAAAAGGccttttctgattctgaaatcaAG GTGGTGCAAAAGCACGAGGAACGAGGGAAGGTGTCGTCTATTAGAATTCGCAAAACTTTACCCAAACCTCAGAACAACCTGACACCCATGGGTCTGCCCAAACCCATCAG CATCTCGTGGTCTTCATTAGGGAATGGAGCTGGGCGAAGTGTCGTCACTTAA
- the prr14 gene encoding uncharacterized protein prr14 isoform X1: MLTCASDLLPQIVCPMDEDSIPPNRFCSAPPHSEPPPPFLPLSSITPSCANDGISGHRRSGRIQGIRGQLSKKQSNTDIGAAQKPSRQNPSPTKRQRESGSMVQASQSKQPRVEGQHGHEKQNKDGFDFGCAAEWQNKQMDQESPQKNQNVSAAENVVDNPTENLDATKSDMDTCGGLVVGNTLENASAPKGWVIGPLFQSFRSKMASFTEIVMSPVKLFRANSPPPSMDPDKLSDCELQADETSDDEHVEPSDFFHQEAKCENRRLSEVEDAQNAETVLNYSKKKSFNLELSTHSSEQPDECAVTQKEINSPDSVLLQHSPLPCIVSEEVSESNGSVIRSSILLHPSVRLSASHESKLNLSSTKEYQKGKLTVRLKPLPRRCRGNRTEAKKATLTSEVTMEESYSEVFDEQVSHRNSVKSKADSRDIEKTLSLSSPISHDLPDTDCPQHDGDDDGRKVESCHLVCQNLQNILPDSDKPNLDTQQLECQVNTETYSAASLGRAKRALKQDCHSQDFVKRKRLTADISTKDTKASDGGVLRALRPTRKEVVSTNTMVDKEETVKPARKRQAVSARPNRKGKGGQESLATINEAAFNTQIECSSHAMLVCSLDKSSGVSENCQKDSSSQVKPRGSCKRLKSKTGLDKSDVNIDNSMDLETTVAITSTKQGKQELLSEVLVPNTCQHVQKEETRTMEVNRASKRPKKGFRGAVESSASGGTQETKQCINNFNLITKENQSKEGKGKTPTDPVYFEMTPLESNHQLVPSPLQPHLDCYVQLSNGVKHVLDEKEMSATSLADEVFPTDAEASNYSSTGVSRLRSSARRVNIKPRRADNQRRKCRVLHSRTRKGEEVTNSVTMDDADLGTAGRSSEKSLSRRLLRSYSCPEIPSLRSHDMPWTSPLYSPHHGRIHTAHQHQSPHTPLAHHAHKSLQRARRHTVCSVEVEREIAPLCLRKEVYPSRRSVPYDSTTQHLSASLALSPSTSLSALASCFLSSPLAFLSKKFDSRGAATSSSTSSPSSPTSSSSYSSSSLPWRLPGFLQRTDSSSAALDSSSSGNPLECQIERRSEEEDDGEDTSSSSQEFEDVGLREEKAFSDSEIKVVQKHEERGKVSSIRIRKTLPKPQNNLTPMGLPKPIRLKKKQFSLEEIYTNKNFSKPPESRLETIFEVPLNRRNGSESWFGQRRVKRFLEFLEVGEARKPKKTLVGFAKAGMSSSRTRRGCFPKDEPSLGVQDVDSLLCAKLDQLNLWLIHDHKDS, from the exons CTGTGCGAACGATGGAATATCTGGACACAGAAGGAGCGGTCGCATTCAAGGGATCAGAGGACAGCTGTCCAAAAAGCAGAGCAATACAGACATCGGAGCAGCTCAGAAACCATCCAGACAGAATCCATCCCccacaaagagacaaagggAGAGTGGGAGCATG GTACAAGCGTCACAGTCCAAGCAGCCAAGAGTTGAAGGCCAACATGGacatgagaaacaaaacaag GATGGATTTGATTTTGGTTGTGCAGCAGAGTGGCAAAATAA ACAAATGGACCAGGAAAGCCCACAGAAGAATCAGAAtgtctctgctgctgaaaatgtAGTCGACAATCCCACTGAGAATCTTGATGCCACTAAATCTGACATGGATACATGCGGAGGATTGGTTGTTGGAAACACTCTAGAAAATGCATCTGCCCCGAAGGGATGGGTGATCGGCCCCCTGTTTCAGTCCTTCAGGTCGAAGATGGCGAGTTTCACAGAGATAGTAATGAGTCCTGTTAAACTCTTCAGAGCTAATAGCCCTCCACCATCCATGGATCCAGATAAACTCAGTGACTGTGAGCTACAGGCTGATGAAACATCTGATGATGAACACGTAGAGCCAAGTGATTTTTTTCATCAAGAAGCAAAATGTGAGAATCGGAGGCTCAGTGAAGTGGAGGATGCTCAAAATGCAGAAACTGTTCTTAACTATtccaaaaaaaaatcatttaaccTGGAGTTGTCAACACACAGCTCTGAACAGCCAGATGAATGTGCTGTTACTCAGAAAGAAATAAACTCACCTGATTCTGTGCTGTTGCAACACAGCCCCTTACCCTGCATTGTTTCTGAGGAAGTTTCCGAATCTAATGGGTCTGTTATTAGATCCTCTATACTGTTACACCCCTCCGTCCGTCTAAGTGCCTCACATGAATCCAAGTTAAACCTGTCCAGTACTAAGGAGTACCAGAAAGGCAAACTGACTGTCAGGTTGAAACCACTGCCAAGGAGGTGTAGAGGAAATAGAACTGAAGCAAAGAAAGCTACTTTAACGTCTGAAGTCACAATGGAAGAGTCTTACTCAGAGGTTTTTGATGAGCAGGTTTCTCACAGGAATTCAGTCAAATCAAAAGCTGACTCAAGAGATATTGAGAAAACACTGTCATTATCTTCCCCCATCTCTCATGATCTGCCTGACACAGACTGTCCTCAGCATGATGGGGATGACGATGGCAGGAAAGTTGAAAGTTGCCACTTGGTTTGCCAAAACCTCCAAAATATCTTACCTGACAGTGACAAGCCTAATTTGGATACTCAGCAACTGGAGTGTCAGGTAAACACTGAAACTTATTCAGCTGCAAGTCTTGGGAGAGCAAAGAGGGCGCTGAAACAGGACTGTCATTCCCAAGACTTTGTGAAGAGGAAAAGATTGACTGCAGATATATCTACAAAGGATACAAAGGCTTCAGATGGTGGCGTATTGAGAGCGCTAAGACCAACAAGGAAGGAAGTTGTGTCGACAAATACAATGGTGGATAAGGAAGAAACGGTGAAGCCTGCTCGAAAAAGACAGGCGGTTTCAGCAAGACCAAATAGGAAAGGAAAAGGTGGACAAGAAAGCCTTGCTACGATAAATGAAGCAGCGTTTAACACACAGATTGAATGTTCCTCTCATGCGATGTTGGTTTGCTCACTGGATAAAAGCAGTGGCGTATCGGAGAACTGCCAAAAGGACAGCAGCAGCCAGGTCAAGCCCCGTGGTTCATGCAAAAGACTGAAGTCAAAAACAGGTCTTGATAAATCTGATGTAAACATTGATAACAGTATGGATCTGGAAACCACTGTGGCAATCACCTCTACAAAACAAGGAAAGCAGGAACTGTTATCAGAGGTCCTTGTCCCCAATACCTGTCAGCATGTTCAGAAAGAGGAGACCAGGACAATGGAGGTGAACCGGGCGTCCAAGAGACCCAAGAAGGGTTTTAGAGGTGCTGTTGAATCATCTGCGTCAGGTGGGACTCAAGAGACAAAGCAATGTATCAATAACTTTAATTTGATAACCAAAGAAAACCAGTCTAAAGAAGGCAAAGGTAAAACCCCGACGGACCctgtatattttgaaatgaCACCTTTGGAAAGTAATCACCAACTTGTTCCTTCACCCTTGCAGCCTCATTTAGACTGCTATGTACAATTAAGTAATGGCGTTAAGCATGTCCTGGATGAGAAAGAAATGAGTGCTACTTCTTTGGCAGATGAGGTATTTCCCACTGATGCTGAAGCCAGTAACTACAGCAGCACCGGTGTCTCAAGGTTAAGGTCTAGCGCAAGAAGGGTTAACATTAAGCCAAGGAGAGCAGATAACCAAAGGAGGAAATGCAGGGTTTTGCACAGCAGGACACGTAAAGGTGAAGAGGTTACAAACTCAGTCACTATGGATGATGCAGACCTGGGTACAGCAGGACGCTCATCAGAAAAAAGCCTTTCACGGCGCCTGTTACGCAGCTACTCTTGCCCAGAGATCCCTTCCCTCCGTTCCCATGACATGCCTTGGACTTCTCCTCTGTATTCACCCCATCACGGCAGGATTCACACAGCACATCAGCATCAGTCTCCCCACACTCCTCTTGCCCATCATGCACACAAATCCCTGCAGCGTGCTCGTCGACACACAGTCTGCAGTGTCGAAGTGGAGAGGGAGATTGCCCCGCTCTGCCTTCGAAAGGAGGTGTACCCATCCAGAAGATCTGTCCCGTATGACAGCACCACCCAACACTTGTCTGCTAGTCTTGCACTTTCTCCCAGCACTTCCCTCTCAGCTCTTGCTTCCTGTTTCCTTTCAAGCCCCCTGGCTTTCCTTTCTAAGAAATTTGACAGCAGGGGAGCTGCTACCAGTTCCAGCACTTCCAGTCCTTCCTCTCCCACCTCCTCTTCTTCGTACTCATCAAGCTCCTTACCGTGGCGCCTTCCAGGATTCCTCCAAAGAACTGACTCCTCTAGTGCTGCCTTAGACTCTAGcagcag CGGGAATCCCCTGGAGTGTCAGATTGAAAGAAGgagtgaagaggaggatgaCGGCGAGGACACAAGCTCATCCAGTCAGGAGTTTGAAGATGTAGGGTTGAGAGAAGAAAAGGccttttctgattctgaaatcaAG GTGGTGCAAAAGCACGAGGAACGAGGGAAGGTGTCGTCTATTAGAATTCGCAAAACTTTACCCAAACCTCAGAACAACCTGACACCCATGGGTCTGCCCAAACCCATCAG GCTGAAAAAGAAGCAGTTTAGTTTGGAAGAAATTTACACCAATAAGAATTTCAGCAAACCCCCTGAAAG cCGGCTGGAGACCATATTCGAGGTGCCTCTCAATCGCCGGAATGGTTCTGAGTCCTGGTTTGGCCAGAGGCGTGTCAAGCGATTTCTGGAGTTCCTGGAAGTCGGCGAGGCCAGAAAACCAAAGAAGACCCTTGTTGGTTTTGCTAAGGCAGGTATGTCATCTTCCAGGACAAGACGAGGGTGCTTCCCGAAAGACGAACCGTCCCTGGGTGTGCAGGATGTGGACTCACTTCTCTGTGCCAAGCTGGATCAGTTGAATTTGTGGTTGATACATGATCACAAAGACAGCTGA
- the prr14 gene encoding uncharacterized protein prr14 isoform X4 produces the protein MLTCASDLLPQIVCPMDEDSIPPNRFCSAPPHSEPPPPFLPLSSITPSCANDGISGHRRSGRIQGIRGQLSKKQSNTDIGAAQKPSRQNPSPTKRQRESGSMVQASQSKQPRVEGQHGHEKQNKDGFDFGCAAEWQNKQMDQESPQKNQNVSAAENVVDNPTENLDATKSDMDTCGGLVVGNTLENASAPKGWVIGPLFQSFRSKMASFTEIVMSPVKLFRANSPPPSMDPDKLSDCELQADETSDDEHVEPSDFFHQEAKCENRRLSEVEDAQNAETVLNYSKKKSFNLELSTHSSEQPDECAVTQKEINSPDSVLLQHSPLPCIVSEEVSESNGSVIRSSILLHPSVRLSASHESKLNLSSTKEYQKGKLTVRLKPLPRRCRGNRTEAKKATLTSEVTMEESYSEVFDEQVSHRNSVKSKADSRDIEKTLSLSSPISHDLPDTDCPQHDGDDDGRKVESCHLVCQNLQNILPDSDKPNLDTQQLECQVNTETYSAASLGRAKRALKQDCHSQDFVKRKRLTADISTKDTKASDGGVLRALRPTRKEVVSTNTMVDKEETVKPARKRQAVSARPNRKGKGGQESLATINEAAFNTQIECSSHAMLVCSLDKSSGVSENCQKDSSSQVKPRGSCKRLKSKTGLDKSDVNIDNSMDLETTVAITSTKQGKQELLSEVLVPNTCQHVQKEETRTMEVNRASKRPKKGFRGAVESSASGGTQETKQCINNFNLITKENQSKEGKGKTPTDPVYFEMTPLESNHQLVPSPLQPHLDCYVQLSNGVKHVLDEKEMSATSLADEVFPTDAEASNYSSTGVSRLRSSARRVNIKPRRADNQRRKCRVLHSRTRKGEEVTNSVTMDDADLGTAGRSSEKSLSRRLLRSYSCPEIPSLRSHDMPWTSPLYSPHHGRIHTAHQHQSPHTPLAHHAHKSLQRARRHTVCSVEVEREIAPLCLRKEVYPSRRSVPYDSTTQHLSASLALSPSTSLSALASCFLSSPLAFLSKKFDSRGAATSSSTSSPSSPTSSSSYSSSSLPWRLPGFLQRTDSSSAALDSSSSGNPLECQIERRSEEEDDGEDTSSSSQEFEDVGLREEKAFSDSEIKVVQKHEERGKVSSIRIRKTLPKPQNNLTPMGLPKPIREWSWAKCRHLT, from the exons CTGTGCGAACGATGGAATATCTGGACACAGAAGGAGCGGTCGCATTCAAGGGATCAGAGGACAGCTGTCCAAAAAGCAGAGCAATACAGACATCGGAGCAGCTCAGAAACCATCCAGACAGAATCCATCCCccacaaagagacaaagggAGAGTGGGAGCATG GTACAAGCGTCACAGTCCAAGCAGCCAAGAGTTGAAGGCCAACATGGacatgagaaacaaaacaag GATGGATTTGATTTTGGTTGTGCAGCAGAGTGGCAAAATAA ACAAATGGACCAGGAAAGCCCACAGAAGAATCAGAAtgtctctgctgctgaaaatgtAGTCGACAATCCCACTGAGAATCTTGATGCCACTAAATCTGACATGGATACATGCGGAGGATTGGTTGTTGGAAACACTCTAGAAAATGCATCTGCCCCGAAGGGATGGGTGATCGGCCCCCTGTTTCAGTCCTTCAGGTCGAAGATGGCGAGTTTCACAGAGATAGTAATGAGTCCTGTTAAACTCTTCAGAGCTAATAGCCCTCCACCATCCATGGATCCAGATAAACTCAGTGACTGTGAGCTACAGGCTGATGAAACATCTGATGATGAACACGTAGAGCCAAGTGATTTTTTTCATCAAGAAGCAAAATGTGAGAATCGGAGGCTCAGTGAAGTGGAGGATGCTCAAAATGCAGAAACTGTTCTTAACTATtccaaaaaaaaatcatttaaccTGGAGTTGTCAACACACAGCTCTGAACAGCCAGATGAATGTGCTGTTACTCAGAAAGAAATAAACTCACCTGATTCTGTGCTGTTGCAACACAGCCCCTTACCCTGCATTGTTTCTGAGGAAGTTTCCGAATCTAATGGGTCTGTTATTAGATCCTCTATACTGTTACACCCCTCCGTCCGTCTAAGTGCCTCACATGAATCCAAGTTAAACCTGTCCAGTACTAAGGAGTACCAGAAAGGCAAACTGACTGTCAGGTTGAAACCACTGCCAAGGAGGTGTAGAGGAAATAGAACTGAAGCAAAGAAAGCTACTTTAACGTCTGAAGTCACAATGGAAGAGTCTTACTCAGAGGTTTTTGATGAGCAGGTTTCTCACAGGAATTCAGTCAAATCAAAAGCTGACTCAAGAGATATTGAGAAAACACTGTCATTATCTTCCCCCATCTCTCATGATCTGCCTGACACAGACTGTCCTCAGCATGATGGGGATGACGATGGCAGGAAAGTTGAAAGTTGCCACTTGGTTTGCCAAAACCTCCAAAATATCTTACCTGACAGTGACAAGCCTAATTTGGATACTCAGCAACTGGAGTGTCAGGTAAACACTGAAACTTATTCAGCTGCAAGTCTTGGGAGAGCAAAGAGGGCGCTGAAACAGGACTGTCATTCCCAAGACTTTGTGAAGAGGAAAAGATTGACTGCAGATATATCTACAAAGGATACAAAGGCTTCAGATGGTGGCGTATTGAGAGCGCTAAGACCAACAAGGAAGGAAGTTGTGTCGACAAATACAATGGTGGATAAGGAAGAAACGGTGAAGCCTGCTCGAAAAAGACAGGCGGTTTCAGCAAGACCAAATAGGAAAGGAAAAGGTGGACAAGAAAGCCTTGCTACGATAAATGAAGCAGCGTTTAACACACAGATTGAATGTTCCTCTCATGCGATGTTGGTTTGCTCACTGGATAAAAGCAGTGGCGTATCGGAGAACTGCCAAAAGGACAGCAGCAGCCAGGTCAAGCCCCGTGGTTCATGCAAAAGACTGAAGTCAAAAACAGGTCTTGATAAATCTGATGTAAACATTGATAACAGTATGGATCTGGAAACCACTGTGGCAATCACCTCTACAAAACAAGGAAAGCAGGAACTGTTATCAGAGGTCCTTGTCCCCAATACCTGTCAGCATGTTCAGAAAGAGGAGACCAGGACAATGGAGGTGAACCGGGCGTCCAAGAGACCCAAGAAGGGTTTTAGAGGTGCTGTTGAATCATCTGCGTCAGGTGGGACTCAAGAGACAAAGCAATGTATCAATAACTTTAATTTGATAACCAAAGAAAACCAGTCTAAAGAAGGCAAAGGTAAAACCCCGACGGACCctgtatattttgaaatgaCACCTTTGGAAAGTAATCACCAACTTGTTCCTTCACCCTTGCAGCCTCATTTAGACTGCTATGTACAATTAAGTAATGGCGTTAAGCATGTCCTGGATGAGAAAGAAATGAGTGCTACTTCTTTGGCAGATGAGGTATTTCCCACTGATGCTGAAGCCAGTAACTACAGCAGCACCGGTGTCTCAAGGTTAAGGTCTAGCGCAAGAAGGGTTAACATTAAGCCAAGGAGAGCAGATAACCAAAGGAGGAAATGCAGGGTTTTGCACAGCAGGACACGTAAAGGTGAAGAGGTTACAAACTCAGTCACTATGGATGATGCAGACCTGGGTACAGCAGGACGCTCATCAGAAAAAAGCCTTTCACGGCGCCTGTTACGCAGCTACTCTTGCCCAGAGATCCCTTCCCTCCGTTCCCATGACATGCCTTGGACTTCTCCTCTGTATTCACCCCATCACGGCAGGATTCACACAGCACATCAGCATCAGTCTCCCCACACTCCTCTTGCCCATCATGCACACAAATCCCTGCAGCGTGCTCGTCGACACACAGTCTGCAGTGTCGAAGTGGAGAGGGAGATTGCCCCGCTCTGCCTTCGAAAGGAGGTGTACCCATCCAGAAGATCTGTCCCGTATGACAGCACCACCCAACACTTGTCTGCTAGTCTTGCACTTTCTCCCAGCACTTCCCTCTCAGCTCTTGCTTCCTGTTTCCTTTCAAGCCCCCTGGCTTTCCTTTCTAAGAAATTTGACAGCAGGGGAGCTGCTACCAGTTCCAGCACTTCCAGTCCTTCCTCTCCCACCTCCTCTTCTTCGTACTCATCAAGCTCCTTACCGTGGCGCCTTCCAGGATTCCTCCAAAGAACTGACTCCTCTAGTGCTGCCTTAGACTCTAGcagcag CGGGAATCCCCTGGAGTGTCAGATTGAAAGAAGgagtgaagaggaggatgaCGGCGAGGACACAAGCTCATCCAGTCAGGAGTTTGAAGATGTAGGGTTGAGAGAAGAAAAGGccttttctgattctgaaatcaAG GTGGTGCAAAAGCACGAGGAACGAGGGAAGGTGTCGTCTATTAGAATTCGCAAAACTTTACCCAAACCTCAGAACAACCTGACACCCATGGGTCTGCCCAAACCCATCAG GGAATGGAGCTGGGCGAAGTGTCGTCACTTAACCTAA